Proteins encoded by one window of Paenibacillus sp. DCT19:
- a CDS encoding cell wall metabolism sensor histidine kinase WalK, whose amino-acid sequence MKRLWKTREKRPLHTSLTLDFLLFNFFLLLLVLVVYIIVSLDVVDFRISDHIVDPDLNVEAHVYVAELEKARNQEGTGVTSNIETQRLEDSGGWLEILNADRFVVSSVGNKKDAINQYTESELFAKLENRSDQSYYYSISPFVAEGEAKYLLLKLPRDLVSIRMNDNQLITNLKHPLPFYILVGIGLLLVLTIVYSYWVAKRIKKPLRVLSLGLTQMIRGNYSTRMSISAEKEFVQIGETFNFMADVIEKTSAEKRYAEESKQRLIVDLSHDLKTPITSIQGYAQALVEGRVGDAERQQRYLGYIHNKSVQVARMIQNMLELLKVDSPDFHMSIKQREIGEFVREVMADTYGEIEQNQFVLHVLVPDEEIYARYDPELLSRVIQNLITNALAYNPRGTELRVELIPQETYVSIEVADTGVGIPQELWATIFDPFVRGDAARSGTGGTGLGLAIAKRNTEKMGGHLTLSQRGRETTIFTIVMPK is encoded by the coding sequence TTGAAGCGCCTATGGAAAACTAGAGAAAAGAGACCGCTGCATACGTCCCTGACACTGGACTTTCTGTTATTCAACTTCTTTTTGCTGTTACTCGTACTGGTTGTATATATTATCGTATCCCTTGATGTCGTTGATTTTCGCATCTCTGACCATATCGTCGATCCCGATCTGAATGTAGAAGCGCATGTGTATGTGGCTGAACTGGAGAAGGCAAGAAATCAGGAAGGTACGGGAGTTACATCCAATATCGAAACGCAGCGACTGGAGGATAGCGGTGGTTGGTTAGAGATTTTGAATGCAGATCGCTTCGTTGTAAGTTCAGTAGGCAATAAAAAGGACGCCATTAACCAGTACACGGAGTCCGAGTTATTTGCCAAGTTAGAAAATCGCAGCGACCAGTCCTATTATTATTCCATTTCCCCGTTCGTAGCAGAGGGAGAAGCTAAGTACCTTTTACTCAAACTTCCACGGGATCTGGTAAGCATTCGGATGAATGATAACCAACTGATTACGAATCTGAAGCATCCCTTGCCATTTTACATCTTGGTAGGTATTGGACTTCTGCTAGTACTAACGATTGTATACAGTTATTGGGTCGCCAAGCGAATTAAGAAACCACTTCGAGTGTTATCGCTGGGGCTTACCCAAATGATTCGGGGGAATTACAGTACGCGTATGTCCATCTCGGCCGAGAAGGAGTTTGTGCAGATTGGTGAGACCTTTAACTTCATGGCAGATGTGATTGAGAAGACGTCAGCCGAGAAACGTTACGCGGAAGAGAGCAAGCAGCGACTCATTGTGGATCTATCCCATGATCTCAAGACACCGATTACGTCTATTCAAGGTTATGCTCAGGCGCTGGTCGAGGGTCGAGTTGGGGATGCAGAGAGACAGCAACGGTATCTAGGCTACATCCATAATAAATCTGTACAAGTTGCGCGAATGATCCAAAATATGCTGGAACTGCTTAAGGTTGATTCACCCGACTTCCATATGAGCATCAAGCAGCGGGAAATTGGAGAATTTGTGCGAGAGGTCATGGCCGATACGTATGGAGAAATAGAACAAAACCAGTTTGTGCTACATGTTCTTGTGCCAGATGAAGAGATCTATGCCAGATATGATCCGGAGCTGTTATCCCGAGTCATTCAGAACTTGATTACCAATGCACTTGCATATAATCCAAGAGGTACAGAATTACGTGTAGAGCTGATCCCACAGGAAACGTATGTGTCCATTGAAGTCGCTGATACCGGGGTAGGTATACCTCAGGAATTATGGGCAACGATATTTGATCCTTTTGTTCGAGGGGATGCAGCGAGATCGGGAACGGGTGGAACTGGACTCGGGCTCGCTATAGCCAAACGGAATACAGAGAAAATGGGAGGCCATCTAACGTTGTCTCAGCGCGGACGGGAAACAACCATCTTCACCATTGTTATGCCAAAATAA
- a CDS encoding 4-hydroxyphenylacetate 3-hydroxylase family protein, whose protein sequence is MSRGQAYIHRLNDERNVWLDGEQINVTSHSAFQGTLQTIEGLFNLADEPESRDTIAYWDEHIGGYVHRAFQVPHCREDLEHRAGAFRLWSERTYGVMSRLSDYARSRLTGWYATRDAMGNHDTYYADKISKYYEEAKRHDLFLTIVQRDPQMNRSLPIGEDEDAMLRIVRKNEEGVVIRGAKMIATAAPYADDILIYPVQRIPGDKPELAHMMIVPLNSPGLHVLCRESFAATAQQSSHPLSHQYDEMDAVLFFEDVLVPWERVLLHHNPEAVWQIRCNVASSSLAYHQSVIRLYSKLEFVTAITSSIAQEIGVDSFLNVQEQLGEMISQMQTIEGLIIAAEAKAKPDRYGNWLPEFKYIETARNLGNRYYPRSIEILKTIAAGGLIQIPSGMPGTNQPLEHMIHQYLGGVTISAQEKTRLFQLAWELTGSPLGARHDLYERFYAGDPLRNRANQYIQYDKQHLVDRVKPWLKA, encoded by the coding sequence TTTATTCAATCTGGCGGATGAACCGGAATCAAGAGATACCATAGCTTATTGGGATGAGCACATCGGTGGGTATGTGCATCGAGCCTTTCAAGTGCCGCATTGTAGGGAAGACCTTGAGCATCGTGCTGGTGCATTTCGGTTGTGGTCTGAACGGACGTATGGCGTCATGAGTCGATTATCCGATTATGCACGCTCACGTCTGACGGGGTGGTACGCAACTCGCGATGCCATGGGGAACCATGATACCTATTACGCGGACAAAATATCCAAGTATTACGAAGAAGCGAAGCGACATGATCTGTTCCTGACGATTGTACAGCGTGATCCACAGATGAATCGTTCTTTACCAATAGGCGAAGATGAAGATGCGATGCTACGTATTGTACGTAAGAATGAAGAGGGTGTTGTGATCCGGGGGGCAAAGATGATTGCAACTGCGGCTCCGTATGCCGACGATATCCTTATTTATCCTGTACAACGTATTCCCGGAGATAAGCCAGAGCTGGCTCACATGATGATTGTACCTTTGAACAGCCCCGGCTTGCACGTATTATGCAGAGAATCGTTCGCTGCGACGGCTCAACAGTCTTCACACCCATTAAGTCATCAATATGATGAGATGGATGCGGTCTTATTTTTTGAAGATGTGCTGGTTCCTTGGGAACGTGTGTTACTCCACCATAATCCAGAAGCGGTATGGCAGATTCGTTGCAATGTAGCTTCCTCCAGTCTAGCCTACCATCAAAGTGTCATTCGTCTGTATTCCAAACTAGAGTTCGTTACAGCCATCACCTCCTCCATTGCCCAAGAAATTGGTGTAGACTCCTTCCTTAATGTGCAAGAGCAATTGGGAGAAATGATCAGCCAGATGCAAACGATTGAGGGATTGATTATTGCTGCGGAAGCCAAAGCCAAGCCAGATAGGTACGGTAATTGGCTCCCTGAATTTAAGTATATTGAAACGGCAAGGAACTTGGGCAATCGTTATTATCCACGATCCATCGAAATTTTGAAAACGATCGCTGCAGGTGGACTTATTCAGATTCCATCCGGAATGCCGGGTACAAACCAGCCCTTGGAACATATGATCCATCAGTATTTAGGTGGTGTGACGATATCGGCACAGGAGAAAACAAGGCTCTTTCAACTGGCTTGGGAGCTTACGGGCAGTCCGCTGGGTGCCAGACATGATCTATATGAGCGCTTCTATGCAGGTGATCCACTCCGCAACCGAGCGAATCAGTATATACAATATGACAAGCAGCACTTGGTAGATCGGGTTAAGCCTTGGCTGAAAGCATAA
- a CDS encoding response regulator transcription factor, protein MRYTLLIADDEPEIVELLQLYLEKDYNILTAANGEEALQRIQSTPIDLVILDIMMPVMDGLQLIKQIRATYHMPVLFLSAKSQDHDKILGLGLGADDYISKPFNPLEIVARVEALLRRVNQFDAMEVSAPQEATRTLGELSLDRSKCMLYRSGRPVTLTSTEYKIVDLLLEQPGRVFTRKKIYEAVWGDYYAHEDSTIMVHISNIREKIERDSRQPEYLKTIRGLGYKIEAPMEN, encoded by the coding sequence ATGAGGTACACATTGTTGATTGCAGATGACGAACCCGAAATTGTGGAACTGCTTCAGCTGTATTTGGAGAAAGACTACAACATTCTAACCGCTGCCAATGGAGAGGAAGCATTACAGCGTATACAATCCACCCCAATTGATCTGGTTATTTTGGACATTATGATGCCTGTAATGGATGGTCTTCAGTTGATCAAACAGATCCGGGCTACGTATCATATGCCAGTGTTATTTTTGTCTGCGAAGAGTCAGGATCATGATAAAATTTTGGGACTTGGACTAGGGGCTGATGATTACATATCCAAACCATTCAACCCACTTGAGATTGTCGCTAGAGTAGAGGCTTTGTTAAGACGGGTCAACCAATTCGATGCAATGGAAGTCTCGGCACCTCAAGAGGCAACCCGCACGCTTGGTGAGCTATCGCTTGATCGTTCCAAATGTATGCTGTATCGCTCGGGACGACCTGTGACGTTGACCTCAACAGAATACAAAATTGTGGATCTACTGTTGGAGCAACCGGGCAGAGTATTTACCCGCAAAAAAATCTACGAAGCTGTGTGGGGGGATTATTATGCTCATGAAGACAGTACCATTATGGTACATATCAGCAACATTCGGGAGAAGATTGAGCGTGATTCCAGACAACCTGAATATTTGAAAACGATAAGGGGATTAGGATACAAAATTGAAGCGCCTATGGAAAACTAG